In the Acidobacteriota bacterium genome, one interval contains:
- a CDS encoding thrombospondin type 3 repeat-containing protein — METCDINGDGIDDLLVSSPDGDGPGDSRLGVGEAYVVYGHRGRWIGPLSLIVDSDVWIYGQDPYDHAAKGLGCGDVNGDGYDDIVLGTPLGDGPSNTRNNAGQAHVVLGGPSMAPEIDLLADPGIQVYGNISSGQLADSGQVSVGDVSGDGLGDILLGAGNTPGISPGTGTNAGRVYVVLGRVVWPGTVDLVTDSDVTIYGRASFDGLGVVGSGDLDADGTDDLIAVAPSGDGQDDSRNNAGDINVFIGRATWPKSIDLFVEDPDIFLFGADTADAFGTPQYPIVSNLDGDAHAELLLGSIRADGKNNDQSLAGEARVSEPGLNPPAIIDLATDSDLIVYGSEAGDSYAAGIRAGDVNGDGIIDLVCGASKADGTDNARIDAGEISVFFGPLLFPSELEVANNDHDMVIYGRAGDKLNVKSIGDLNGDGIAEMIASTDIDSDTEVPSVWLISPVDVDGDGLTQLPDNCPLVFNPGQEDGDGNGIGDACDGDYDADGQIDEQDCAPADPAGGTPSVVDGVRFAAGSKTTLQWDVAAFSDLYDVSRGALSALGGGDYGSCQNDRDSDLGDTTFEEDEVPVAGEGFFLLIRGRNLTCSSAGSYGNDSAGSERLNTNPSACP, encoded by the coding sequence ATGGAGACCTGTGACATCAACGGCGATGGTATCGACGACCTTCTCGTCAGTTCTCCGGATGGGGACGGCCCGGGTGACTCGCGCCTGGGTGTGGGTGAAGCCTATGTGGTATACGGCCACCGCGGCCGCTGGATCGGCCCTCTGAGTCTGATCGTGGACAGTGATGTCTGGATCTACGGCCAGGATCCCTACGATCACGCTGCAAAGGGTCTCGGCTGTGGAGACGTGAACGGAGACGGCTACGACGACATCGTACTCGGAACGCCCCTCGGCGATGGACCGAGCAACACTCGCAACAACGCCGGACAGGCACATGTAGTTCTGGGTGGCCCTTCCATGGCTCCGGAGATCGACCTCCTTGCCGATCCCGGAATTCAGGTTTACGGCAACATCAGCAGTGGGCAACTCGCGGACAGCGGCCAGGTTTCCGTTGGTGACGTGAGTGGCGACGGGTTGGGTGACATCCTGCTCGGCGCCGGCAATACGCCAGGGATCAGCCCCGGAACCGGTACCAATGCGGGAAGGGTGTACGTTGTATTGGGTCGAGTCGTTTGGCCGGGAACTGTAGATCTGGTGACGGACAGTGATGTGACGATCTACGGCCGGGCCTCCTTCGATGGCCTTGGGGTCGTGGGCAGCGGAGATCTGGACGCCGACGGGACAGATGACCTCATCGCAGTCGCGCCGAGCGGGGACGGTCAGGACGATAGCCGCAATAACGCAGGCGATATCAACGTATTCATCGGACGCGCCACATGGCCCAAGTCGATCGACCTGTTCGTGGAGGACCCGGATATTTTTCTGTTTGGGGCGGATACCGCCGATGCTTTTGGCACCCCTCAGTACCCGATCGTGTCGAATCTCGACGGTGATGCGCACGCCGAATTGCTGTTGGGCTCGATTCGAGCCGACGGCAAGAACAATGACCAGTCGCTGGCGGGCGAAGCCCGGGTCTCTGAGCCAGGCCTCAATCCTCCGGCTATCATCGATCTCGCGACCGATTCCGACCTTATCGTTTACGGCTCGGAGGCCGGGGACAGCTATGCTGCAGGTATACGAGCCGGCGACGTCAATGGAGACGGTATAATTGATCTCGTTTGCGGTGCCTCGAAAGCGGATGGAACTGACAATGCTCGGATCGACGCCGGCGAGATCAGCGTGTTCTTCGGCCCCTTGCTCTTCCCCAGCGAGCTCGAGGTCGCCAACAATGACCACGACATGGTGATCTACGGCCGTGCCGGAGACAAGCTGAACGTCAAGAGCATCGGCGACCTCAATGGCGATGGCATAGCGGAGATGATCGCTTCGACGGACATCGACAGCGATACCGAGGTTCCATCGGTCTGGCTGATCAGCCCCGTCGACGTCGATGGTGACGGGCTGACCCAGCTCCCGGACAACTGCCCGCTGGTCTTCAACCCGGGCCAGGAGGACGGTGACGGCAACGGAATCGGTGATGCCTGCGACGGAGACTACGACGCTGACGGCCAGATCGATGAGCAGGACTGCGCGCCCGCGGACCCGGCGGGAGGGACTCCTTCGGTCGTCGATGGAGTGCGGTTCGCGGCAGGCTCGAAGACGACGTTGCAGTGGGATGTGGCCGCCTTCTCCGACCTCTATGACGTCTCACGAGGGGCGCTCAGTGCCCTGGGCGGTGGCGACTACGGGAGCTGCCAGAACGACCGCGACAGCGACCTTGGCGATACGACCTTCGAGGAAGACGAGGTGCCCGTAGCCGGCGAGGGTTTCTTCCTGCTGATCCGCGGTCGCAACCTCACCTGCTCTTCAGCAGGAAGCTACGGCAACGACTCCGCTGGCAGCGAGCGCCTGAACACCAACCCCTCGGCCTGCCCGTAG
- a CDS encoding acetyl-CoA carboxylase biotin carboxylase subunit produces the protein MFRKLLVANRGEVAVRVARTCRKMSVCPVAVFSEADRGAPWLEAFDEAICLGPAHPARSYLDQEAILQAAQQADVQALHPGWGFLAENALFATRVRHQGLAWVGPPPRAIRLMGDKALARRTVASAGLPTIPGSEGTLDDIDQARRLAAEIGYPVLLKATAGGGGKGMRICRDESELAQGFTEASREAEASFSNPGLYLEKFIERGRHIEFQLMADSWGAAVHLGERECSVQRRHQKLVEEAPSPVLDPALRQHYGELVVQAALAVGYEGAGTVEFLREPGGKLYFMEMNTRLQVEHPVTEMISGIDLVEHQLRVAAGERLALRQEEITLDGHAIEARINAEDPSDDFRPSPGEITRFDFPRQVDGARIRVDTHVLRPSEVPPFYDSLVAKVIAWGPSRPAAIAGLSACLAGARIEGVPTTIPAHLKILAHQAFTSGDYDTGTLEDIDLGSPAPHPSD, from the coding sequence ATGTTCAGAAAGCTGCTCGTCGCCAACCGGGGTGAGGTCGCTGTCCGCGTGGCCCGCACCTGCCGCAAGATGTCGGTCTGTCCCGTGGCCGTGTTCAGCGAGGCCGACCGGGGGGCGCCCTGGCTCGAGGCCTTCGACGAGGCGATCTGCCTCGGACCGGCCCATCCTGCCAGGAGCTATCTCGACCAGGAGGCGATCCTCCAGGCCGCGCAGCAGGCTGACGTGCAGGCCCTGCACCCGGGCTGGGGCTTCCTCGCCGAGAACGCCCTGTTTGCCACTCGAGTGCGCCATCAGGGTCTCGCCTGGGTCGGCCCGCCTCCCCGAGCGATCCGCCTGATGGGAGACAAGGCCCTGGCCCGCCGGACCGTGGCCTCCGCCGGCCTGCCCACCATCCCCGGCTCCGAGGGCACCCTGGACGACATCGACCAGGCCCGGCGCCTGGCCGCCGAGATCGGCTATCCCGTGCTGCTCAAGGCCACTGCCGGCGGGGGCGGCAAGGGCATGCGCATCTGTCGCGACGAAAGTGAGCTGGCCCAGGGCTTCACCGAGGCCAGCCGGGAGGCCGAGGCCTCCTTCAGCAACCCGGGGCTCTACCTGGAGAAGTTCATCGAGCGCGGCCGTCACATCGAATTCCAGCTGATGGCCGATAGCTGGGGTGCGGCCGTGCACCTCGGCGAGCGAGAGTGCTCGGTCCAGCGCCGTCACCAGAAGCTCGTCGAAGAGGCCCCCAGCCCCGTACTCGACCCAGCCCTGCGCCAACACTACGGCGAGCTGGTGGTCCAGGCCGCCCTGGCCGTGGGCTACGAGGGGGCCGGAACGGTGGAGTTCCTGCGGGAGCCCGGCGGCAAGCTCTACTTCATGGAGATGAACACCCGCCTGCAGGTGGAGCACCCGGTGACCGAGATGATCTCCGGCATCGACCTGGTCGAGCACCAGCTTCGGGTGGCCGCCGGCGAGCGCCTGGCCCTGCGCCAGGAAGAGATCACCCTCGACGGCCACGCCATCGAGGCCCGAATCAACGCCGAGGACCCCTCCGACGACTTCCGGCCCTCCCCGGGCGAGATCACCCGCTTCGACTTCCCTCGGCAGGTCGACGGCGCGAGGATCCGGGTCGATACCCACGTGCTCCGGCCCTCGGAGGTGCCCCCCTTCTACGATTCCCTGGTGGCCAAGGTCATCGCCTGGGGCCCCAGCCGCCCGGCGGCCATCGCAGGCCTGAGCGCGTGCCTGGCCGGAGCCCGCATCGAGGGGGTGCCCACCACGATCCCCGCCCACCTGAAGATCCTCGCCCACCAGGCCTTCACCTCGGGCGACTACGACACCGGCACGCTCGAGGACATCGACCTCGGCTCCCCCGCCCCGCATCCTTCCGACTGA
- a CDS encoding carboxyl transferase domain-containing protein, which produces MARVSLHPIGSPLAEAAALKAAEAMAPLEERLDQRREAIRAGWGEKYIERVHRKGKMTTWERIGALIDPGTRPLPVGTLVNDGETFGPSKRTSPGAGVVTAFCRIEGRWSMVIANDNTVASGSWWPRTPEKIERAQEMALRLRIPVVYLVDCSGLFLPEQARTFPGLTGAGAIFKMNSRLSAAGVPQVAGVFGDCIAGGGYMPIISDVVYMTEQAYMVIAGAALIKGAKSQKITSLDIGGPDVHVHLSACADYRVKDDPDCIARIRREISTLPSPAADYYRRGAVPAAPAFPSAELASVFPPDYRHAYDIRQVLARLLDDSLFREVLPETGRDMVCGVGRISGLWVGLIANNPQLSEHPELAGEKRPGSILYREGIAKISQFSRACNDDGLPLIWLQDVSGFDIGVEAEKRGLLGYGSSLIYTNSTNTVPMATVLLRKASGAGYYAMAGLPYEPVMQLATPIARLAVMEGRTLAIGAYRTRLDDNFEITADSEEERQEVARGMQEVEDRISADMDPHKAASQMDVDEVIKVGEMRNYLAAFAEMAYQSIGYRTVRNPRIWSLHDLVLLADEPR; this is translated from the coding sequence ATGGCGCGCGTCTCCCTTCACCCCATCGGTTCCCCCCTCGCCGAGGCCGCCGCCCTGAAGGCCGCCGAGGCCATGGCCCCCCTCGAAGAGCGCCTGGACCAGCGCCGCGAGGCGATCCGCGCCGGCTGGGGCGAGAAATACATCGAGCGGGTCCACCGCAAGGGCAAGATGACCACCTGGGAACGCATCGGCGCGCTGATCGACCCGGGCACACGCCCCCTTCCCGTCGGCACCCTGGTCAACGACGGCGAAACCTTCGGTCCCTCCAAGCGCACCTCCCCCGGCGCCGGCGTGGTCACCGCCTTCTGCCGCATCGAGGGGCGCTGGTCGATGGTCATCGCCAACGACAACACGGTGGCCTCGGGGTCCTGGTGGCCCCGCACCCCCGAGAAGATCGAGCGGGCCCAGGAGATGGCCCTGCGCCTGCGCATCCCGGTGGTCTACCTGGTGGACTGCTCCGGCCTCTTCCTGCCCGAGCAGGCCAGGACCTTTCCCGGGCTGACCGGCGCGGGGGCGATCTTCAAGATGAACTCACGCCTGTCGGCGGCTGGAGTGCCCCAGGTGGCGGGGGTCTTCGGCGACTGCATCGCCGGCGGCGGCTACATGCCGATCATCAGCGACGTGGTCTACATGACCGAGCAGGCCTACATGGTCATCGCCGGTGCGGCGCTGATCAAGGGCGCCAAGAGCCAGAAGATCACATCCCTCGACATCGGCGGCCCCGACGTGCACGTGCACCTGTCGGCCTGCGCCGACTACCGGGTCAAGGACGATCCGGACTGCATCGCCCGAATCCGCCGGGAAATCAGCACCCTGCCCAGCCCCGCCGCAGACTACTACCGCCGGGGTGCCGTACCCGCTGCCCCGGCCTTCCCCTCCGCCGAGCTGGCCTCGGTCTTCCCCCCCGACTACCGCCACGCCTACGACATCCGGCAGGTGCTGGCCCGACTGCTCGACGACTCCCTGTTCCGGGAAGTGCTGCCCGAGACCGGCCGCGACATGGTCTGCGGCGTGGGCCGCATCTCGGGGCTGTGGGTCGGCCTGATCGCCAACAACCCCCAGCTCTCCGAGCACCCCGAGCTGGCCGGCGAGAAACGCCCGGGAAGTATCCTCTACCGGGAAGGCATCGCCAAGATCAGCCAGTTCTCCCGGGCCTGCAACGACGACGGCCTGCCGCTGATCTGGTTGCAGGACGTCTCCGGCTTCGATATCGGGGTCGAGGCCGAAAAGCGCGGCCTGCTGGGCTACGGCTCCTCGCTGATCTACACCAATTCCACCAACACCGTGCCCATGGCCACAGTTCTGCTGCGCAAGGCCTCCGGCGCCGGCTACTACGCCATGGCGGGCCTGCCCTACGAACCGGTGATGCAACTGGCCACCCCCATCGCCCGGCTGGCCGTGATGGAAGGCCGCACCCTGGCCATCGGCGCCTACCGCACCCGCCTCGACGACAATTTCGAGATCACCGCCGACAGCGAAGAGGAGCGGCAGGAGGTCGCCCGGGGCATGCAGGAGGTGGAAGACCGCATCAGCGCCGACATGGATCCCCACAAGGCGGCGAGCCAGATGGACGTGGACGAGGTCATCAAGGTCGGAGAAATGCGAAACTATCTGGCCGCCTTCGCCGAAATGGCCTACCAGTCCATCGGTTACCGCACGGTGCGCAACCCCCGTATCTGGTCCCTGCACGATCTCGTGCTGCTGGCCGACGAACCTCGCTAG
- a CDS encoding biotin/lipoyl-containing protein, producing the protein MVRPSLPALLIEGDAGKRQIAAPAPGRIRWYRLEGEVVTAGSRLGLLTENERHFDLVFPRARPAQLREVLLADPSTACEYGQVLAVAVAPSGAEAADPESQDTDSSAFEVRSPTHGTFYRRPSPDSPPYIEVGTELQRGDTLGLVEVMKCFSPITFDPPAGAERARVVEILAADGSEVRAEQPLVRMEWL; encoded by the coding sequence ATGGTCCGGCCCAGCCTTCCCGCGTTGCTCATCGAAGGTGATGCAGGCAAACGGCAGATTGCGGCTCCCGCACCGGGGCGGATCCGCTGGTACCGCCTCGAGGGCGAGGTGGTCACCGCCGGCAGCCGACTCGGCCTGCTCACCGAAAACGAGCGCCATTTCGACCTGGTTTTTCCCCGGGCCCGGCCGGCCCAGCTCCGGGAGGTGCTTCTGGCCGACCCCTCGACGGCCTGCGAGTACGGCCAGGTGCTGGCCGTGGCGGTGGCTCCCAGCGGCGCGGAAGCGGCGGATCCCGAAAGCCAGGACACGGACAGTTCCGCCTTCGAGGTCCGCTCCCCGACCCACGGCACATTCTATCGGCGCCCCTCCCCCGACAGTCCGCCTTACATCGAAGTGGGCACCGAACTGCAGCGGGGGGATACCCTGGGCCTGGTGGAAGTGATGAAGTGCTTTTCCCCGATCACCTTCGATCCCCCGGCCGGCGCGGAGCGGGCCCGGGTGGTCGAAATCCTCGCCGCCGACGGCAGCGAGGTCCGCGCCGAGCAGCCCCTGGTGCGCATGGAATGGCTTTGA
- a CDS encoding ABC transporter ATP-binding protein: protein MALTQPPLLRVRDLRVRLGRREILRGVDLELRPGELVALAGPNGAGKTTLLRAIAGLLPPFAGGVTLAGRPATALQRRELARHLAYLPQDSVSAFSLSVEQTVLLGRYAHAGALRGYTREDRLTAERAMTVSDVAHLRHRLVATLSGGERRRVFLARAIAQASGVLVFDEPTSALDVGHACSVLDLLRELADAGKAVLFSLHDLALAVRGPDRLLLMDQGEIVDRGAPDKVLTGSQARRAFGIALVVTRDPPGVVPAGGRGRGEVHTAGRVNGAGHPTPPAEGRAGSG from the coding sequence ATGGCTTTGACCCAGCCTCCACTCCTCCGCGTGCGGGACCTGCGGGTGCGGCTCGGCCGCCGGGAGATCCTGCGAGGTGTGGACCTGGAACTCCGGCCAGGGGAGCTGGTGGCTCTCGCCGGCCCCAACGGCGCGGGCAAGACCACCCTGCTGCGCGCCATCGCGGGCCTGCTGCCCCCCTTCGCGGGAGGCGTCACCCTCGCAGGCCGACCGGCAACCGCCCTCCAACGCCGGGAACTGGCCCGCCATCTGGCCTACCTGCCCCAGGACAGCGTTTCCGCCTTCTCCCTGAGCGTGGAGCAGACGGTGTTGCTCGGCCGCTACGCCCATGCCGGCGCCCTGCGTGGCTACACCCGGGAAGACCGGCTGACCGCCGAGAGAGCCATGACCGTCTCGGACGTCGCCCACCTGCGTCACCGACTCGTGGCCACCCTCTCCGGAGGCGAGCGGCGGCGGGTCTTCCTCGCCCGGGCCATTGCCCAGGCCTCCGGCGTGCTCGTCTTCGACGAGCCCACCTCGGCCCTCGACGTGGGCCACGCCTGCTCGGTGCTCGATCTACTGCGGGAACTGGCCGACGCGGGCAAGGCCGTGCTCTTCTCCCTCCACGATCTGGCGCTGGCCGTCCGCGGTCCCGATCGACTGCTGCTGATGGACCAGGGCGAAATCGTCGACCGCGGCGCACCGGATAAAGTGCTCACAGGCTCCCAGGCTCGCCGGGCTTTCGGCATCGCCCTGGTGGTGACCCGCGACCCTCCGGGAGTGGTCCCCGCCGGAGGACGAGGCCGCGGAGAGGTACACACCGCCGGGCGCGTCAACGGGGCGGGACATCCGACGCCGCCAGCCGAGGGACGAGCTGGCTCCGGATGA